One genomic region from Prevotella sp. Rep29 encodes:
- a CDS encoding TonB-dependent receptor domain-containing protein codes for MMKRILLLLAICAGTLTAAAQGSIKGKVLDKATDEPMPFVNIVVTKRNDTKMVKGGITDENGAFNLTGIPDGEYTLNISYVGYKELKRNLAITPEKRVHTYAALYIAEDAKLITEVTVTGQRSTVKLEVDRKSFDVTQDIANAGGSASEVLENIPSVEVDNDGNVSLRGNSSVEVWINGKASGLTADNRAQILQQLPAESIERIEVIDNPSAKFSAEGSAGIINIILKKERKAGYYGSLQAGANTRGGANLSGNINYNSSLFDAYLNLGFRHRNGKGGSMSRQEYLKTGIYQNYDGTSKNQGNNLFTRAGITWHATKKDDFTLSGMMMHGKFHNNNIMPYHYGTIGAPNDTYVMYRHNSGEGDMHMYYGEFNYRHSFTDRHYLDFVVNFNRWVSDNENYYRDSTYYFDDITPTTYSYQYRPMFIRNRAWEMKLDYENPITDKLKLQTGYQGRFSHENTPQESWLDQTSWEGRNAVEDRAYFNRFIYDLDVHALYLTLTYNFGKFGLMGGLRGEYWRVNTESYSWEQEHDPSLREPAFKKDYFQLFPSIFMSYQLTETQQLQLNYTRRLRRPWGGELNSFKNTQDASMVQFGNPELTPEYSHSFSLNYLKQWTAHSLLLSAYYRPTTDVIQRIRWQSSTDGVMYQTNRNVAKSQSTGLEMVLKNKFFRILDLTTTANAYYYKLNGFSYDIDGQTVTGEGNDNFTWNIRSMASIILPYDMTFQVTGSYRAKQVITQGYRKPNWGVEIGARKNFFNKALTIALNCRDVFNTRKWEIVTEGDGFKRHQKFWRNGRNVNLTVTWNFGNMKGKRQRQDNNMQNDDPAAGSGYGSGIED; via the coding sequence ATGATGAAAAGGATTTTATTACTATTGGCAATATGCGCCGGCACGCTGACTGCAGCGGCACAAGGCAGCATTAAAGGTAAAGTATTGGACAAGGCGACTGACGAACCGATGCCGTTCGTCAACATCGTAGTGACTAAACGTAATGACACTAAAATGGTAAAAGGAGGGATCACCGATGAAAACGGTGCATTCAACCTCACTGGAATACCCGACGGTGAATATACGCTGAACATTTCGTACGTAGGCTATAAGGAGCTGAAGCGCAACCTCGCCATCACGCCGGAGAAGCGCGTCCACACGTATGCAGCACTCTACATCGCTGAAGATGCCAAACTGATTACCGAAGTGACTGTCACAGGACAGCGCTCGACGGTGAAACTGGAAGTGGACCGCAAATCGTTCGACGTGACACAGGACATTGCCAACGCCGGAGGCTCGGCATCGGAAGTGCTCGAAAACATCCCCTCGGTAGAGGTGGACAACGACGGAAACGTCTCTCTGCGCGGCAACTCCAGCGTGGAAGTATGGATCAACGGAAAAGCCAGCGGACTGACAGCCGACAACCGTGCACAGATTCTGCAGCAGCTGCCGGCTGAAAGTATCGAGCGCATTGAGGTCATCGACAACCCTTCTGCCAAATTCTCAGCAGAAGGAAGCGCCGGCATCATCAATATCATCCTGAAAAAAGAACGGAAAGCGGGATATTATGGTTCCTTACAGGCAGGAGCCAACACGCGGGGAGGTGCCAACCTGAGCGGGAATATCAACTACAACAGCTCGCTCTTCGACGCCTATCTGAACCTGGGATTCCGCCACCGAAACGGCAAAGGCGGCAGCATGAGCCGACAGGAATATCTCAAGACAGGCATCTACCAGAACTATGACGGCACGTCGAAGAACCAGGGAAACAACCTCTTCACACGCGCCGGCATCACATGGCACGCCACGAAGAAGGACGACTTCACGCTCAGCGGAATGATGATGCACGGAAAGTTCCACAATAATAATATTATGCCTTACCACTACGGCACGATCGGAGCACCAAACGACACGTACGTCATGTACCGACACAACAGCGGAGAAGGCGACATGCACATGTACTACGGGGAGTTCAACTACCGCCACAGCTTCACCGACCGCCACTACCTCGACTTTGTCGTCAACTTCAACCGATGGGTCAGCGACAATGAGAACTATTACCGCGACTCCACCTACTACTTCGACGACATCACACCCACAACCTACAGCTATCAGTACCGCCCCATGTTCATACGCAACCGGGCGTGGGAGATGAAACTCGACTATGAGAACCCTATCACCGACAAACTGAAGCTGCAGACGGGCTATCAAGGACGGTTCTCGCACGAGAACACGCCGCAGGAGTCATGGCTCGACCAAACATCGTGGGAGGGAAGGAACGCCGTGGAAGACCGCGCTTATTTCAACCGCTTCATCTACGACCTCGACGTGCACGCACTCTATCTGACACTGACCTACAACTTCGGTAAGTTCGGACTGATGGGCGGACTGCGCGGAGAATACTGGCGTGTGAACACCGAGAGCTATTCATGGGAACAGGAACACGACCCGAGCCTGCGCGAGCCGGCATTCAAGAAGGACTACTTCCAACTCTTCCCAAGCATATTCATGTCGTACCAACTCACGGAGACACAACAGCTGCAACTGAACTACACCCGACGACTGCGCAGACCGTGGGGAGGCGAACTCAACTCGTTCAAAAACACGCAGGACGCATCGATGGTACAGTTCGGAAACCCGGAGCTGACACCCGAATACTCCCACTCGTTCTCACTCAACTATCTGAAACAGTGGACGGCTCACTCCCTGTTGCTCAGCGCCTACTACCGACCGACGACCGACGTCATCCAGCGCATCCGCTGGCAAAGTTCCACGGACGGCGTGATGTACCAGACCAACCGAAACGTGGCAAAAAGCCAAAGCACAGGTCTGGAAATGGTGCTCAAGAACAAATTCTTCCGCATACTCGACCTCACGACCACTGCCAATGCCTACTACTACAAGCTGAACGGATTCAGTTATGACATCGACGGACAGACCGTGACGGGCGAAGGAAACGACAACTTCACATGGAACATCCGCTCAATGGCATCCATCATCCTGCCATACGACATGACATTCCAAGTGACAGGAAGCTACCGCGCAAAACAGGTCATCACACAAGGCTACAGAAAGCCTAACTGGGGAGTGGAAATCGGTGCACGCAAGAATTTCTTCAATAAAGCACTCACCATCGCCCTCAACTGTCGTGACGTGTTCAACACCCGGAAATGGGAAATCGTGACAGAAGGTGACGGATTCAAACGCCACCAGAAATTCTGGCGCAACGGACGCAACGTGAACCTCACAGTCACCTGGAAC
- a CDS encoding pitrilysin family protein — protein sequence MRYNTLTLPNGLRVIHQPAESPILYCGFQIAAGSRHEEPQEYGIAHLCEHMAFKGTKHRKAWHLTNTLEALGAELNAFTTKEHTVYYAALLKQYTAKAVEILADIVFHASYPESELCKEIDVVGDEIETFNDSPAELIYDEFENILFKGHPLGHSILGKTQQLKTYTPQMLSRFRDKHYRTDNAVFFAYGDIDFKKLVALLQKYTPERPADNLPAVTVPHAQITDTHAETITLKHHTHLAHVMVGSRSYSLNHPNRISLYLLNNILGGPASNARFNNMLREKKALVYNVESTHAYYLDTGVWSVCFAAEKQNVQKCLRLIHKELQHMCDTQLTDTQIKAAKKQIKGQIALGAESHEQMALDFGKAMLFNAAEQDMQTLCQRIDEVTALQLQQVACEIFREESLTTLIIE from the coding sequence ATGAGATACAACACACTGACATTACCCAACGGACTGAGGGTCATACACCAACCGGCAGAGTCGCCGATTCTGTATTGCGGATTCCAGATAGCTGCCGGGAGCAGGCACGAGGAGCCACAAGAGTACGGCATAGCACACCTTTGCGAACACATGGCATTCAAAGGTACCAAGCACCGCAAAGCTTGGCATCTGACCAATACGCTCGAAGCTTTGGGCGCAGAGCTCAACGCCTTTACCACCAAAGAACATACGGTATATTATGCCGCTCTGCTGAAACAATACACCGCCAAGGCGGTAGAGATTCTGGCAGACATTGTGTTTCATGCCAGTTATCCGGAGAGCGAGCTCTGCAAGGAAATCGACGTGGTAGGCGATGAGATAGAGACGTTCAACGACTCGCCGGCAGAACTTATCTACGACGAGTTCGAAAACATTCTCTTCAAGGGACATCCGCTCGGGCACAGCATTCTCGGGAAGACCCAACAGCTGAAGACTTACACGCCGCAGATGCTCAGCCGTTTCCGCGACAAACACTACAGGACGGACAACGCCGTGTTTTTCGCCTATGGCGACATTGATTTCAAGAAGCTTGTTGCCCTGCTGCAGAAATACACGCCTGAGCGGCCTGCCGACAACTTGCCGGCAGTAACAGTCCCTCACGCACAAATTACTGACACACATGCTGAAACCATCACGCTCAAACACCACACTCACCTTGCACACGTCATGGTGGGAAGCAGAAGCTACAGCCTGAACCACCCCAACAGGATTTCCCTCTATCTGCTGAACAACATTCTCGGAGGTCCTGCAAGCAACGCCCGGTTCAACAACATGCTGCGCGAGAAGAAAGCACTGGTATATAACGTGGAAAGCACCCACGCCTACTACCTCGACACGGGGGTGTGGAGCGTCTGCTTCGCCGCCGAAAAACAAAACGTGCAGAAGTGTCTCAGACTGATTCACAAAGAACTGCAGCACATGTGTGACACACAACTCACCGACACACAAATCAAAGCTGCCAAGAAACAAATCAAAGGACAGATAGCTCTGGGAGCGGAGTCGCACGAACAAATGGCGCTCGACTTCGGAAAAGCCATGCTCTTCAACGCTGCCGAACAAGATATGCAGACGCTCTGCCAGCGCATCGATGAGGTTACGGCACTGCAACTGCAGCAGGTGGCTTGCGAAATATTCCGGGAAGAAAGCCTCACCACGCTCATCATTGAATAA
- a CDS encoding nucleoside recognition domain-containing protein — MVLNYIWIAFFVIAFIVALVKLVFFGDTEVFQLMMDSTFKSSKDAFEISLGLTGVLALWLGIMKIGEQGGVVNVFARILSPVFTKLFPDIPKGHPATGSIFMNISANMLGLDNAATPMGLKAMEHLQSLNPKKDTASNSMIMFLVLNTSGLTLIPISILVYRAQQGAAQPTDVFIPILLATFFSTMAGVIVTSLYQRINLLNRTLLLTLGGMCAAVAAIIWGFSQLDSSAMNTVSVNVANILLMTIIIAFILAGLRKKVNVYEAFIEGAKDGFTTAVRIIPYLVAILVGIGVFRASGAMDVLMDGIRWVIGLTGIDTSFVEALPTALMKPLSGSGSRGMMVDAMSAYGADSFVGRLSCIFQGSTDTTFYILAVYFGSVGVRYTRHAVTCGLLADLAGIIAAIFICYFFF; from the coding sequence ATGGTGTTGAATTATATTTGGATCGCATTTTTTGTCATTGCTTTCATCGTAGCATTGGTGAAACTGGTGTTTTTTGGCGATACGGAAGTGTTTCAGCTGATGATGGACTCCACGTTCAAGTCGTCGAAAGATGCGTTTGAGATTTCTTTGGGACTGACGGGTGTGCTGGCTCTCTGGCTGGGCATCATGAAGATTGGGGAACAAGGTGGCGTCGTGAACGTGTTTGCACGCATCTTGAGTCCTGTGTTCACAAAACTCTTTCCCGACATTCCGAAGGGACATCCCGCCACAGGCAGCATCTTCATGAATATCTCGGCGAATATGCTGGGACTGGACAACGCCGCTACGCCTATGGGCTTGAAGGCAATGGAACACCTGCAGTCGCTCAATCCGAAGAAAGATACTGCGTCGAACTCGATGATTATGTTCCTCGTGCTCAATACCAGCGGACTGACACTGATTCCGATTTCCATCCTCGTCTATCGGGCACAGCAAGGTGCAGCACAGCCAACCGACGTATTCATACCCATCCTGCTTGCCACTTTCTTCTCGACAATGGCAGGCGTCATTGTCACTTCGCTCTATCAGCGCATCAACCTCCTGAACCGTACGCTGCTCCTCACACTGGGCGGCATGTGCGCCGCCGTGGCAGCCATTATCTGGGGATTCAGTCAGTTGGACAGCAGCGCCATGAACACCGTCAGTGTGAACGTGGCAAACATCCTGCTGATGACCATCATCATTGCCTTTATTCTCGCCGGACTGCGCAAGAAAGTGAATGTCTATGAGGCTTTCATCGAAGGCGCGAAAGACGGTTTTACGACAGCCGTCCGCATTATTCCCTACCTCGTGGCAATACTCGTAGGCATCGGCGTCTTCCGCGCCTCGGGAGCAATGGATGTGCTCATGGACGGTATCCGCTGGGTGATAGGGTTGACGGGCATCGATACGAGTTTCGTGGAAGCACTGCCCACAGCCTTGATGAAACCCCTCTCGGGCAGCGGTTCGCGTGGCATGATGGTCGATGCCATGTCGGCTTACGGTGCTGACTCGTTTGTCGGCAGGCTGAGTTGCATCTTCCAGGGTTCTACGGATACGACGTTCTATATCCTTGCCGTCTATTTCGGCAGTGTGGGCGTACGCTATACACGTCATGCCGTCACATGCGGACTGCTGGCAGACTTAGCGGGTATTATCGCAGCGATATTCATTTGTTATTTCTTCTTCTAA
- a CDS encoding oligosaccharide flippase family protein gives MAELKSLAKDTAIYGLSSIAGRFLNYLLVPLYTHYMPKDSGDYGVSTNVYAYTALILVILTFGMETTLFRFANDEREKPDTVFSTAFATVAMLSAVFLLLLFGFITPISNYLGYANHHEYLLMMGVVVALDALQAIPFSFLRYQKRPIRFAALKLLFIILSIGLNVVYFVFLGKTDVYYVFFINLLCTGFITLLFIPDLFKIEWRFDVSLLRRMFRYSWPILVLGIAGILNQVADKIIFPLVYPDEADANVQLGIYGSCVKIAMIMAMITQAFRYAYEPIVFAKSKDSDKNEYYAKAMKYFLIFTLLAFLCVVGWMPVLQYIIGADYREGLRVVPIVMVAEIMMGIYFNLSFWYKLIDKTIYGAWFSLAGCIVLFAVNLLFIPRYGYMACAWGGVAGYGTAMTLSYIVGQRKNPINYPLREMLLYVVLTAVLFVGATFVNEHLSQWAALAVNTLLILLFVAVLIKRDFPLNSLPVVGKYFRKR, from the coding sequence ATGGCAGAATTGAAGTCATTAGCCAAAGACACAGCGATATATGGCTTGTCGAGCATCGCAGGCAGGTTTCTGAACTATCTGCTCGTGCCGCTCTATACGCACTATATGCCGAAGGATTCGGGCGATTATGGCGTGAGCACCAACGTGTATGCCTACACCGCCTTGATACTGGTGATTCTCACGTTCGGTATGGAGACGACCCTTTTCCGTTTCGCCAACGACGAGCGTGAAAAGCCCGACACGGTTTTCTCCACCGCCTTTGCCACCGTCGCCATGCTGTCAGCCGTCTTCCTGCTGCTGCTGTTCGGCTTCATCACTCCCATCAGCAACTATCTGGGCTATGCCAATCACCACGAATACCTGCTCATGATGGGTGTCGTCGTGGCGCTCGATGCCCTGCAGGCGATACCATTCAGTTTCCTGCGCTATCAGAAGCGTCCCATCCGCTTCGCCGCGCTGAAACTGCTGTTCATCATTTTGAGTATCGGGCTGAACGTCGTCTATTTCGTTTTCTTAGGCAAGACAGATGTCTATTACGTCTTCTTCATCAACCTGCTCTGCACGGGCTTCATCACCCTGCTCTTCATTCCCGACCTGTTCAAGATAGAGTGGCGCTTCGACGTTTCCCTGCTGCGCCGCATGTTCCGTTATTCATGGCCCATCTTGGTGCTCGGCATTGCGGGCATCTTGAATCAAGTGGCAGACAAAATCATCTTCCCCCTCGTCTATCCCGACGAGGCTGATGCCAACGTACAGCTTGGTATCTATGGCAGTTGTGTGAAGATAGCGATGATTATGGCAATGATAACCCAGGCGTTCCGCTATGCTTACGAGCCCATCGTCTTCGCGAAGAGCAAGGACAGCGACAAGAATGAGTATTACGCCAAGGCGATGAAATATTTCCTCATCTTCACCTTGCTCGCCTTCCTGTGTGTCGTCGGCTGGATGCCTGTGCTCCAATACATCATCGGTGCCGACTATCGGGAAGGGTTGCGGGTCGTGCCCATCGTCATGGTGGCAGAAATCATGATGGGTATCTATTTCAATCTGTCGTTTTGGTATAAACTCATCGACAAGACCATCTACGGAGCTTGGTTCTCGCTGGCAGGCTGCATCGTGCTGTTTGCCGTGAACCTCCTTTTTATTCCGCGCTACGGTTACATGGCATGTGCATGGGGCGGCGTGGCAGGCTACGGCACCGCCATGACCCTTTCTTACATCGTCGGACAGCGCAAGAATCCCATCAACTATCCCTTGCGCGAAATGCTCCTCTATGTCGTGCTGACAGCGGTGCTCTTCGTTGGGGCAACATTCGTCAACGAACACCTCTCGCAGTGGGCAGCCTTGGCAGTCAATACCCTGCTCATCCTCCTCTTTGTCGCCGTACTGATAAAACGCGACTTCCCACTGAACAGCCTCCCTGTTGTCGGAAAATATTTTAGGAAAAGGTGA
- a CDS encoding RHS repeat domain-containing protein gives MGKMKFICILRRFLLSVILLLATCVMQAQENQPDPSMWANPFPRTPDVAALEKFGDYPVGYHTGTVNVSVPIFQFQLSNTLTLPISIDYHTSGIKVEELPSSVGLGWALNAGGCISREVRGMQDEFHNGYYNFIKRNIGYRFQETVNIHDTSLIDSITSNKIDPEPDMFHLNLLGRSYKFFVGSDGKFYTNPYSNLRITACPLNSREATDIWIVTDDYGNKFYFGTEAEYGGTEYSEQHLWIVASAWKLFKVESPEGNILARFKYIRSEFDSPVITRNVCKYQDNSLYYYNGNPRNLQGHIGYFSTQKKTRFTGCYLNEIQIPATGTIRFIQGTSHILAANRLIESISFKGCDGNNKQSYDFEYSGDRCYLSAINRRGTEDHNAFFRQFAYYEGLPSIYSRGQDFWGYYNGADNNKNMIPYIPDFIHNGIDFANRYPTEKAKAGSLKHIVYPTGGKTTFEYENNNIYTNASSYTINRVSDLLSLNDYGGIQSDTLHVAKKEIFSYKVRFSYNPMESYKIRLYLKDLRTGNMVINKEGNEMTSATGGMLVGYSAEGFPIFSYESSLEINPGLYQWNISDSIIEPHAAQHIRPSVKIEYDYYTNIANNEYHEETVGGIRIKKLTNYDSDNKIIEEREYSYLTPSGVSSGYGSANPFFAKHYIEEIDYERRPTDFINFYCGIYELQEENLLRVPGNIVQYQYITEERKSGGLRFRTDFTYDKRVYQNPSLRSNNFYYEMDQSPFPYSQNEHMEGLITSKIIYQHKQGVFKPVKKEHYKYHIEEMLNNGMGDLAVGLTDMVSDKGMELGYDRRYMMVTYRLFSSKVLPSRTIVKDIFGDDTITTVSEYSYSKKDYVHPTKLIKYISGSSEVSVDSFHYCHDFSDEIYRLMKNRNIVAPVICHLHKYKGKTTVRETDYAWFLNGTDTLILPSASKTIRGNASEYTGFLQYDRFGNPLHVCLNGAENRFILWSYGGRYPVAEIIGDISFDDVCNAVETVFGKDIHALSETLIPDPDILAGGLLRSILPLAEVRTFTYDSINGVTTITDSEGLTTEYRYDDFGRLAEVLIPYLQGGAITPKTTSTYDYQYRIP, from the coding sequence ATGGGAAAAATGAAGTTTATCTGTATCTTACGACGCTTTTTGCTATCTGTCATTTTATTGCTGGCAACATGTGTAATGCAGGCTCAGGAGAACCAGCCTGATCCATCTATGTGGGCAAATCCGTTTCCTCGCACTCCTGACGTGGCAGCCTTGGAGAAATTCGGAGATTACCCTGTCGGCTATCATACAGGAACGGTCAATGTCTCTGTTCCTATTTTCCAATTCCAGCTAAGCAATACGCTTACTTTGCCTATCAGCATAGACTATCACACCTCAGGCATCAAGGTAGAGGAACTCCCTAGTAGTGTAGGACTTGGCTGGGCATTGAATGCTGGCGGATGTATTAGCCGAGAGGTAAGGGGTATGCAAGATGAGTTCCACAATGGTTATTATAATTTCATAAAGCGGAATATTGGTTATCGTTTCCAAGAAACGGTAAATATACATGACACATCATTGATTGATTCCATTACGAGCAACAAGATTGACCCTGAACCAGATATGTTTCACCTAAACCTTTTAGGAAGGTCTTATAAGTTTTTTGTGGGCAGTGACGGAAAATTTTATACCAATCCATATTCCAATTTGAGAATTACGGCATGTCCATTGAACAGTAGAGAAGCGACGGATATATGGATTGTCACAGATGATTATGGAAACAAATTTTATTTCGGTACAGAAGCGGAATATGGTGGAACGGAATATTCTGAACAACATTTGTGGATAGTTGCCTCTGCATGGAAACTTTTTAAAGTGGAATCCCCTGAAGGAAATATCCTTGCCCGTTTCAAATATATCCGTTCAGAATTCGATTCACCTGTCATAACGAGAAACGTTTGTAAGTATCAAGACAATAGTCTTTATTACTATAATGGAAATCCACGTAATCTTCAAGGACATATTGGTTATTTCTCCACGCAGAAAAAAACAAGATTTACGGGATGTTACCTTAACGAAATACAAATTCCAGCAACGGGGACTATCCGTTTTATACAAGGCACAAGTCATATACTTGCCGCAAACCGATTGATTGAGAGTATTTCCTTCAAAGGATGCGACGGCAACAACAAACAATCATACGATTTTGAATACAGCGGAGACCGCTGTTATCTGTCAGCTATCAACCGAAGAGGGACAGAAGACCATAATGCGTTTTTCCGGCAGTTTGCTTATTATGAAGGATTACCTAGCATCTATTCCCGAGGACAGGATTTCTGGGGATATTATAATGGAGCGGATAATAACAAGAACATGATACCATATATTCCTGATTTCATACACAACGGAATAGATTTTGCTAACCGTTATCCGACAGAAAAGGCAAAGGCAGGAAGTTTGAAGCATATTGTATATCCTACAGGAGGAAAAACAACATTCGAATATGAAAACAACAATATCTATACTAATGCTTCATCATATACGATTAATCGCGTATCTGACCTCCTTTCCCTGAATGATTATGGGGGAATTCAAAGTGACACATTACATGTCGCAAAGAAAGAAATCTTTAGCTACAAAGTTCGTTTTTCATACAACCCTATGGAATCATATAAAATCCGTCTGTATTTGAAAGATTTGAGAACTGGAAACATGGTTATAAACAAAGAAGGAAACGAGATGACCTCTGCAACGGGAGGAATGCTTGTCGGATATTCCGCAGAAGGATTTCCTATCTTTTCCTATGAGTCGTCACTGGAAATTAATCCTGGGTTATATCAATGGAACATATCAGATTCCATCATAGAGCCGCATGCAGCCCAGCATATTCGTCCCTCTGTAAAAATAGAATATGACTATTATACGAACATAGCAAATAATGAATATCACGAAGAAACTGTTGGAGGAATAAGAATCAAGAAATTAACCAACTATGATTCGGACAATAAAATAATTGAAGAAAGAGAATACTCCTATCTGACACCTAGCGGTGTATCTTCTGGATATGGAAGTGCCAATCCCTTTTTTGCCAAGCATTATATAGAAGAGATTGACTATGAGAGAAGACCGACAGATTTTATTAACTTCTATTGCGGCATCTACGAACTTCAAGAGGAGAACCTTCTGAGGGTTCCTGGAAATATAGTTCAATATCAATATATTACAGAAGAAAGAAAGTCGGGAGGATTAAGGTTCCGGACTGACTTTACTTATGACAAAAGAGTCTATCAGAATCCGTCTTTAAGATCCAACAACTTCTATTACGAAATGGATCAGTCCCCTTTCCCTTATTCCCAGAATGAACATATGGAAGGACTGATAACATCCAAGATAATCTATCAGCACAAACAAGGAGTCTTCAAACCAGTAAAGAAAGAACATTATAAATACCATATTGAAGAGATGCTCAACAATGGCATGGGAGATCTGGCTGTAGGGTTGACAGACATGGTCAGTGATAAAGGAATGGAACTTGGGTATGACAGGCGTTATATGATGGTGACTTATAGACTATTTTCCTCCAAGGTCCTTCCTTCAAGGACGATTGTGAAAGACATCTTCGGGGATGATACGATAACCACGGTTTCCGAATATTCTTATTCCAAAAAAGATTATGTACACCCAACAAAACTGATAAAGTACATATCTGGAAGCAGTGAGGTGTCTGTCGATTCTTTCCACTATTGCCACGATTTTTCTGATGAGATCTATCGTCTTATGAAAAATCGCAATATAGTTGCACCCGTTATCTGTCACCTGCATAAATACAAAGGGAAGACGACTGTCCGTGAGACGGACTATGCATGGTTTCTGAACGGAACTGACACATTGATTCTCCCATCCGCATCCAAGACAATTCGCGGGAATGCATCGGAATACACGGGCTTTCTCCAATACGACCGCTTCGGCAATCCGCTGCATGTCTGCCTGAATGGTGCGGAAAACAGGTTTATCCTCTGGTCCTATGGCGGCAGGTATCCTGTTGCGGAGATTATCGGTGACATTTCTTTTGATGATGTGTGCAATGCCGTGGAAACGGTTTTTGGGAAAGACATTCATGCCTTGTCCGAGACCTTGATTCCTGACCCGGATATCCTGGCCGGTGGGCTTCTTCGCTCAATCCTCCCCCTTGCAGAAGTCCGCACCTTTACCTATGACAGCATCAATGGTGTCACAACCATCACCGACAGTGAAGGACTTACGACCGAATACCGTTATGATGATTTCGGACGTCTGGCAGAAGTATTAATACCCTACCTGCAGGGCGGTGCGATTACTCCTAAAACAACTTCTACTTATGATTACCAATATAGAATACCATAA